The following are from one region of the Sorghum bicolor cultivar BTx623 chromosome 2, Sorghum_bicolor_NCBIv3, whole genome shotgun sequence genome:
- the LOC8081740 gene encoding F-box/FBD/LRR-repeat protein At1g51370 isoform X2, which translates to MAMVSGAKRRRGLEEEQEEDEDRISRLPDGVLGDIVTLLPTNDGARTQVLSSRWRHIWRSAPLNIDLDIDPDYPLGAHNVTEGVISRILSAHQGPCRRFSIPEHYLLYRDLRVTSLDGWLESPALDRLQELEFHYGRPHSSNLAPLPPPPASVHRFSSTLRAVSFGGCGFADGNNASGLHFPVLKQLSLSDVKFSETSLRALLSACPVLQSLLLRGSIGLSRVQIASPTLRSIGVRSNHGRVILRQLIIEDAPCLERLLCFDYLGITISVISAPELLVLGPLSDRSPRLEFGTTVIQGGSGFVSLKMVLHSVKVLSLFEERLSLDVVIEFMKCFPYLERQEWQGRKMCGVVSTGILLALLIFI; encoded by the exons ATGGCGATGGTCTCCGGAGCCAAGAGGAGGAGAGGACTGGAGGAAGaacaagaggaagatgaagacCGCATCAGCCGCCTCCCTGACGGCGTTCTCGGCGACATCGTCACCCTTCTCCCGACCAACGACGGCGCCCGCACGCAGGTGCTCTCCTCCCGCTGGCGCCACATCTGGCGCTCCGCTCCTCTCAACATCGATCTGGACATCGATCCCGATTACCCCCTCGGCGCCCACAACGTCACCGAAGGCGTAATCTCGCGCATTCTCTCCGCGCATCAAGGCCCCTGCCGCCGCTTCTCCATCCCGGAGCACTACCTCCTCTACAGGGACCTCCGCGTCACAAGCCTGGACGGCTGGCTCGAGTCCCCCGCCCTCGacagactccaagagcttgagtTCCACTACGGCCGTCCTCATTCGTCGAATTtagcgccgctgccgccgccgcctgcatcCGTACACCGCTTCTCGTCAACCCTTCGCGCTGTCAGCTTCGGGGGCTGCGGTTTTGCGGATGGAAACAATGCCAGCGGGCTCCACTTTCCGGTTCTCAAGCAGTTGAGCCTTTCGGATGTCAAATTCTCCGAGACTTCTCTACGTGCCCTGCTATCTGCCTGCCCTGTCCTGCAGAGCTTGCTGCTGAGGGGAAGCATTGGCTTATCTCGCGTACAAATTGCGTCCCCGACCCTCCGAAGCATCGGCGTGCGCTCTAATCATGGACGCGTGATTCTGCGACAACTCATCATCGAGGATGCCCCCTGTCTAGAAAGGTTACTTTGCTTTGATTACTTGGGAATCACCATATCGGTGATCTCGGCGCCAGAATTGCTTGTTTTGGGGCCACTATCTGATCGCAGTCCCAGACTCGAGTTTGGCACCACAGTCATTCAG GGAGGATCAGGCTTTGTTAGCTTGAAGATGGTGTTGCACAGTGTGAAGGTCTTATCATTATTTGAGGAGCGACTTAGTTTGGATGTGGTTATTGAATTCATGAAATGTTTTCCCTACTTGGAGAG ACAAGAATGGCAGGGGAGAAAAATGTGTGGTGTCGTAAGTACAGGAATCTTATTGGCACTCTTGATATTCATCTGA
- the LOC8081740 gene encoding F-box/LRR-repeat protein At3g26922 isoform X1 — MAMVSGAKRRRGLEEEQEEDEDRISRLPDGVLGDIVTLLPTNDGARTQVLSSRWRHIWRSAPLNIDLDIDPDYPLGAHNVTEGVISRILSAHQGPCRRFSIPEHYLLYRDLRVTSLDGWLESPALDRLQELEFHYGRPHSSNLAPLPPPPASVHRFSSTLRAVSFGGCGFADGNNASGLHFPVLKQLSLSDVKFSETSLRALLSACPVLQSLLLRGSIGLSRVQIASPTLRSIGVRSNHGRVILRQLIIEDAPCLERLLCFDYLGITISVISAPELLVLGPLSDRSPRLEFGTTVIQGGSGFVSLKMVLHSVKVLSLFEERLSLDVVIEFMKCFPYLERLYIQTRMAGEKNVWCRKYRNLIGTLDIHLKKIVLAGYRGNTSHVNFVKFFVLNARMLESMRLELFIGLEDPSNAWIDKQHRLLQTKNKASRDIQLDFASHYGLRLTHSFFRPEQVHDLSTADPFP, encoded by the exons ATGGCGATGGTCTCCGGAGCCAAGAGGAGGAGAGGACTGGAGGAAGaacaagaggaagatgaagacCGCATCAGCCGCCTCCCTGACGGCGTTCTCGGCGACATCGTCACCCTTCTCCCGACCAACGACGGCGCCCGCACGCAGGTGCTCTCCTCCCGCTGGCGCCACATCTGGCGCTCCGCTCCTCTCAACATCGATCTGGACATCGATCCCGATTACCCCCTCGGCGCCCACAACGTCACCGAAGGCGTAATCTCGCGCATTCTCTCCGCGCATCAAGGCCCCTGCCGCCGCTTCTCCATCCCGGAGCACTACCTCCTCTACAGGGACCTCCGCGTCACAAGCCTGGACGGCTGGCTCGAGTCCCCCGCCCTCGacagactccaagagcttgagtTCCACTACGGCCGTCCTCATTCGTCGAATTtagcgccgctgccgccgccgcctgcatcCGTACACCGCTTCTCGTCAACCCTTCGCGCTGTCAGCTTCGGGGGCTGCGGTTTTGCGGATGGAAACAATGCCAGCGGGCTCCACTTTCCGGTTCTCAAGCAGTTGAGCCTTTCGGATGTCAAATTCTCCGAGACTTCTCTACGTGCCCTGCTATCTGCCTGCCCTGTCCTGCAGAGCTTGCTGCTGAGGGGAAGCATTGGCTTATCTCGCGTACAAATTGCGTCCCCGACCCTCCGAAGCATCGGCGTGCGCTCTAATCATGGACGCGTGATTCTGCGACAACTCATCATCGAGGATGCCCCCTGTCTAGAAAGGTTACTTTGCTTTGATTACTTGGGAATCACCATATCGGTGATCTCGGCGCCAGAATTGCTTGTTTTGGGGCCACTATCTGATCGCAGTCCCAGACTCGAGTTTGGCACCACAGTCATTCAG GGAGGATCAGGCTTTGTTAGCTTGAAGATGGTGTTGCACAGTGTGAAGGTCTTATCATTATTTGAGGAGCGACTTAGTTTGGATGTGGTTATTGAATTCATGAAATGTTTTCCCTACTTGGAGAGGTTGTACATCCAG ACAAGAATGGCAGGGGAGAAAAATGTGTGGTGTCGTAAGTACAGGAATCTTATTGGCACTCTTGATATTCATCTGAAGAAAATTGTGTTGGCTGGCTATCGAGGCAACACGTCGCATGTTAATTTtgttaagttctttgttttgaaTGCGAGAATGCTAGAGTCCATGAGGCTTGAGTTATTTATTGGACTTGAAGATCCCAGCAATGCATGGATTGACAAACAACATAGACTACTTCAGACAAAAAATAAGGCTTCAAGGGATATACAGCTTGATTTTGCGTCTCATTATGGCCTCCGTCTGACGCATTCCTTTTTTCGCCCTGAGCAAGTACACGATTTGTCAACAGCTGACCCCTTTCCATGA
- the LOC8081741 gene encoding F-box/FBD/LRR-repeat protein At1g51370 isoform X2, with protein MAMISGAKRRRGLEEEEEEEEEDEEHLDRISRLPDGVLGDIVSLLPTNDGARTQVLSSRWRHIWRSAPLNIDLDIDPDYPLGAHNVTEGVISRILSAHQGPCRRFSIPKHYFHYSYRGHPVTRLDGWLESPALDGLQELEFHYGRPCLSKLALPLPPPPASVHRFSSTLHAVSFGGCGFTNGNDASGLHFPVLKQLSLSDVRFSESSLRALLAACPVLQSLLLTGSIGFPRVQIASPTLRSIGIRSSCGPMDLQLQYLIIEDAPCLKRLLCFDPFCKGITMSVISATELLVLGPHTPRLQVGTTVFQGSGFVSLKMVMHSVKVLSLSEERLSLDVVIQYMKCFPCLERQEWQERKMRGVTSTGIILALLIFV; from the exons ATGGCGATGATCTCCGGAGCCAAGAGGAGGAGAGGactggaggaagaagaggaagaggaagaggaagatgaAGAACACCTCGACCGCATCAGCCGCCTCCCTGACGGCGTTCTCGGCGACATCGTCTCCCTCCTACCGACCAACGACGGCGCCCGCACGCAGGTGCTCTCCTCCCGCTGGCGCCACATCTGGCGCTCCGCTCCTCTCAACATCGATCTGGACATCGATCCCGATTACCCCCTCGGCGCCCACAACGTCACCGAAGGTGTAATCTCGCGCATTCTCTCCGCGCATCAAGGCCCCTGCCGCCGCTTCTCCATCCCGAAGCACTACTTCCACTACAGCTACAGGGGCCACCCCGTCACACGCTTGGACGGCTGGCTCGAGTCCCCCGCCCTCGACGGACTCCAAGAACTCGAGTTCCACTACGGCCGTCCCTGTTTGTCGAAGTtagcgctgccgctgccgccgccgcctgcatcTGTACACCGCTTCTCGTCAACGCTTCACGCTGTCAGCTTCGGGGGCTGCGGTTTTACGAATGGAAACGATGCCAGCGGGCTCCACTTTCCGGTTCTCAAGCAGTTGAGCCTTTCGGATGTCAGATTCTCGGAGAGTTCTCTACGTGCCTTGCTAGCTGCCTGCCCTGTCCTGCAGAGCTTGCTGCTAACGGGCTCCATTGGCTTCCCTCGCGTCCAAATTGCGTCCCCAACCCTCCGAAGCATCGGCATACGCTCTAGTTGTGGACCCATGGATTTGCAACTGCAATACCTCATCATCGAGGATGCCCCCTGTCTAAAAAGGTTACTTTGTTTTGATCCCTTTTGCAAGGGAATCACCATGTCGGTGATCTCGGCAACAGAATTGCTTGTTTTGGGGCCACACACCCCCAGACTCCAGGTTGGCACCACAGTTTTTCAG GGTTCAGGCTTTGTTAGCTTGAAGATGGTGATGCACAGTGTGAAGGTCTTATCATTATCAGAGGAGCGTCTTAGTTTGGATGTGGTTATTCAATACATGAAATGTTTTCCCTGCTTGGAGAG ACAAGAATGGCAGGAGAGAAAAATGCGTGGTGTCACAAGTACAGGAATCATATTGGCACTCTTGATATTCGTCTAA
- the LOC8081741 gene encoding putative F-box/FBD/LRR-repeat protein At5g22610 isoform X1: MAMISGAKRRRGLEEEEEEEEEDEEHLDRISRLPDGVLGDIVSLLPTNDGARTQVLSSRWRHIWRSAPLNIDLDIDPDYPLGAHNVTEGVISRILSAHQGPCRRFSIPKHYFHYSYRGHPVTRLDGWLESPALDGLQELEFHYGRPCLSKLALPLPPPPASVHRFSSTLHAVSFGGCGFTNGNDASGLHFPVLKQLSLSDVRFSESSLRALLAACPVLQSLLLTGSIGFPRVQIASPTLRSIGIRSSCGPMDLQLQYLIIEDAPCLKRLLCFDPFCKGITMSVISATELLVLGPHTPRLQVGTTVFQGSGFVSLKMVMHSVKVLSLSEERLSLDVVIQYMKCFPCLERLYIQTRMAGEKNAWCHKYRNHIGTLDIRLKKIVLAGYRGNTSHVNFAKFFVLNARMLESMRLELYAALDDPSNAWIDKQHRLLRTKNKASRDMQLDFVSKYGLLLTYSFFRPEQVHDLSTADPFP; encoded by the exons ATGGCGATGATCTCCGGAGCCAAGAGGAGGAGAGGactggaggaagaagaggaagaggaagaggaagatgaAGAACACCTCGACCGCATCAGCCGCCTCCCTGACGGCGTTCTCGGCGACATCGTCTCCCTCCTACCGACCAACGACGGCGCCCGCACGCAGGTGCTCTCCTCCCGCTGGCGCCACATCTGGCGCTCCGCTCCTCTCAACATCGATCTGGACATCGATCCCGATTACCCCCTCGGCGCCCACAACGTCACCGAAGGTGTAATCTCGCGCATTCTCTCCGCGCATCAAGGCCCCTGCCGCCGCTTCTCCATCCCGAAGCACTACTTCCACTACAGCTACAGGGGCCACCCCGTCACACGCTTGGACGGCTGGCTCGAGTCCCCCGCCCTCGACGGACTCCAAGAACTCGAGTTCCACTACGGCCGTCCCTGTTTGTCGAAGTtagcgctgccgctgccgccgccgcctgcatcTGTACACCGCTTCTCGTCAACGCTTCACGCTGTCAGCTTCGGGGGCTGCGGTTTTACGAATGGAAACGATGCCAGCGGGCTCCACTTTCCGGTTCTCAAGCAGTTGAGCCTTTCGGATGTCAGATTCTCGGAGAGTTCTCTACGTGCCTTGCTAGCTGCCTGCCCTGTCCTGCAGAGCTTGCTGCTAACGGGCTCCATTGGCTTCCCTCGCGTCCAAATTGCGTCCCCAACCCTCCGAAGCATCGGCATACGCTCTAGTTGTGGACCCATGGATTTGCAACTGCAATACCTCATCATCGAGGATGCCCCCTGTCTAAAAAGGTTACTTTGTTTTGATCCCTTTTGCAAGGGAATCACCATGTCGGTGATCTCGGCAACAGAATTGCTTGTTTTGGGGCCACACACCCCCAGACTCCAGGTTGGCACCACAGTTTTTCAG GGTTCAGGCTTTGTTAGCTTGAAGATGGTGATGCACAGTGTGAAGGTCTTATCATTATCAGAGGAGCGTCTTAGTTTGGATGTGGTTATTCAATACATGAAATGTTTTCCCTGCTTGGAGAGGTTGTACATCCAG ACAAGAATGGCAGGAGAGAAAAATGCGTGGTGTCACAAGTACAGGAATCATATTGGCACTCTTGATATTCGTCTAAAGAAAATTGTGCTGGCAGGCTATCGAGGCAACACGTCACATGTTAACTTTGCCAAGTTCTTTGTTTTGAATGCAAGAATGCTAGAGTCCATGAGGCTTGAGTTATATGCTGCACTTGATGATCCCAGCAATGCATGGATTGACAAACAACATAGACTACTTCGGACAAAAAATAAGGCTTCAAGGGATATGCAGCTTGATTTTGTGTCTAAATATGGCCTGCTTCTGACGTATTCCTTTTTTCGCCCTGAGCAAGTACACGATTTGTCAACAGCTGACCCCTTTCCATGA
- the LOC110433050 gene encoding equilibrative nucleotide transporter 3-like: MSMDVAGAEAPVKGKFLGILVCWLLGNGSLFAWNSMLTIEDYYSHLFPNYHPTRVLTLSYQPFAFGITLILTFYEAKMNTRLRNLAGFSLFFLGSFALIILDVATKGHGGLGVFIGVCIISAIFGTADANCQGALVGDLSLMCPEFIQSFMAGLAASGVLTSALRLITKAAFESSKDGLRIGAILFFSITCLFELVCLLLYTFVFAKLPIVKYYRAKAAAEGSKTVASDLAAAGIIAEQQGQIEEDPQKYKRLTTKELLMQNIDYAIDIYLIYVLTLSIFPGFLSEDTGEHNLGSWYALVLIAMYNVWDLIGRYVPLIPCLKLTSRKGMMVAVLARFLFIPAFYFTAKYGDQGYMIFLTSLLGLTNGYLTVCVLMEAPNGYNGPEQNALGNVLVVCLLGGLFSGVVLDWLWLIGKGW, translated from the exons ATGAGCATGGACGTAGCAGGTGCAGAGGCACCTGTCAAG GGGAAGTTCCTTGGTATACTTGTCTGCTGGCTTTTGGGAAATGGAAGCCTTTTCGCGTGGAACAGTATGCTCACCATTGAAGATTACTACTCCCATCTCTTCCCG AATTACCACCCAACAAGAGTACTCACGCTATCTTACCAGCCTTTTGCCTTTGGAATAACCCTCATCTTGACATTCTATGAAGCAAAGATGAACACAAGATTGAGAAATCTTGCAGGATTTTCCCTTTTCTTCCTCGGTTCCTTTGCATTGATAATT CTGGATGTTGCAACTAAAGGACATGGTGGGCTTGGAGTTTTCATTGGTGTATGCATAATTAGTGCCATATTTGGGACAGCTGATGCTAATTGTCAAGGCGCATTGGTTGGCGACCTTTCTTTGATGTGCCCAGAGTTCATTCAG TCCTTCATGGCGGGCTTAGCTGCATCAGGGGTTCTCACATCAGCTTTGAGATTAATTACCAAGGCAGCTTTTGAGAGCTCAAAAGATGGTCTTCGCATTGGAGCTA TACTGTTCTTTTCAATCACATGCCTGTTCGAGCTGGTGTGCCTCCTGCTATACACGTTCGTCTTCGCCAAACTACCCATCGTAAAGTACTACCGCGCGAAGGCAGCCGCTGAAGGTAGCAAGACTGTTGCCAGCGACCTTGCCGCTGCAGGGATCATCGCTGAACAACAGGGACAA ATCGAGGAGGATCCACAGAAATACAAGCGTCTGACCACTAAAGAGCTGCTCATGCAGAACATCGACTACGCGATTGATATCTACCTGATATACGTCCTGACGCTGTCAATCTTCCCAGGATTTTTGTCTGAAGACACTGGAGAACACAACCTAGGATCATG GTATGCTCTTGTGCTGATTGCCATGTACAATGTGTGGGACCTGATCGGGAGGTACGTGCCGCTGATCCCGTGCTTGAAGCTGACCTCCCGGAAGGGCATGATGGTGGCTGTCTTGGCGCGGTTCCTGTTCATCCCGGCCTTCTACTTCACGGCCAAATACGGCGACCAGGGGTACATGATCTTCCTAACCTCCCTCCTGGGGCTCACCAACGGGTACCTCACCGTGTGTGTGCTCATGGAGGCGCCCAACGGCTACAATGGCCCCGAGCAGAACGCGCTGGGCAACGTGCTCGTCGTCTGCCTCCTCGGCGGCCTCTTCTCAGGCGTCGTGCTCGACTGGCTCTGGCTCATTGGCAAGGGCTGGTGA